CCGCTAAGCGGGAGGATTTCCGTCACGGCCGATGAAGGAATTATCCGGGGTGGGACTGCCGAGTTCACTATCTCACCGGAAGGGGCCATCACTACAACCGGTTTTCCCGATATTAAGCTCCTCCGGAAGCTCAAAGCCTGCGGGAGGGGTATTTGAGATGTCGCATTACAGCCGGGTGAAGACCGCATTCCATAACCGCAAAGCGCTGGTTGCCTGCCTGATAAAACTCGGATACCAGGTTGAGACCGATACGGTCATCAAAGGGCACCACGGGGAACATACCGTGGATATTGCAGCAAAGAACCGGCAGGGGTACGGGATTGGCTTTGTCAAAGGCCAGGACGGCTCCTACGACATGGTGGCCGACTGGTGGGGCGTATCAGGAACGGACGAGCAGAAGATCCTGCAGGACCTCTCCCGGCAGGCCGAGTCCATCCAGAAAGAGTATGCCCGCAAAATGATTCTCGAACAGACCGCCCGCGAGGGGTATGAACTCGTCTCTGAGACAAACGAAGAGGACGGGAGTGTCAGGATTGTTGTGCGGAGATGGGAATGATGCAGTGTTCCGAGCCGGACTTCTCAAAGAAACTCAACATCTCGCTCCGGGCCCGTATTACCCTGATCGTGGTGATGACTCCCGAGGAGGAGCGTGTAGTGTCCCGGATACAGGAAGTCTGCGAGGGATGGGAGCCGCCCCGACAGTGCATCACATGGGACAGCGTGGACGGGTACCAGGTCATTGCCGGTAACCGCTCTTTCCATGCCGCTTCCCGCGACCCGCTCGCAGCACTCGACGAAATACAAAAGACCGACGAGAACGCGGTGATCATCCTCAAAGACTTCCACGAGTACTGGAACAACCCGCAGGTGAAGCGCAAACTCCGCTCATTCTCCCAGAAATTCAGGTACAACCGCCGATCCATCGTGATCGTTACACCCGTGCAGAAGATCCCTGAGGAGATCCGGGACGAGGCGGTCCTTGTCCACTTCCCGCCACCGGCCCCGGCCGAGCTCTCCGCCGACCTTGACCGGCTCCTGGCAACGAGCGGGATTGGAAGCTCGCTCTCAAAAGCCGGACGGGAGAAGATCATCCAAGCTGCACTTGGAATGACCTTAAACCAGGCCCGTCGCTCGTTTTCGAAAGTGATCGTCACTCGGGGAACCATCGACGACCAGGACATTGACACTATCATTGCCGACAAAAAAGAGATCCTGAGCCAGTCGGATGCTCTTGAGTTCTACAGCCTCACCGAAGCTGCGGAGAACGTGGGAGGCCTTGATGCCCTTAAGGACTGGCTCCGCCTGCGCGAGCGGGCGTTCACGAGCATTGCCCGGGAGTACGGGCTTCCGGCTCCCAAGGGCATTGCCCTCATAGGTATCCCGGGAACGGGAAAGAGCCTGACAGCGAAGATGATTGCTGACCTCTGGCACCTCCCGCTCCTTCGGCTCGATGTGGGCGCCCTCTTCGGGAGCCTTGTCGGGGAATCCGAGGAGCGGACAAGGCGTGCGCTTGCCCTTGCCGAGACGATCGCCCCCTGCATCCTCTGGGTGGACGAGATAGAGAAAGCGTTTGCCTTTGGGAGCGGAGACGCAGGCACAAGCCAGCGGGTCTTTGCCCATCTCCTGACCTGGATGCAGGACAAGACCTCCCCCTGTTTTGTAGTGGCAACGGCGAACAATATCGCGGCCCTCCCGCCAGAGCTTCTCCGGAAAGGGCGCTTTGATGAGATCTTTTTTTTAGACCTGCCAAGCCACGGAGAGCGGCGCGAGATCTTTTTAGTCCACTTAAAAAAACGCAAGTGCATTCCTGCCGAGTTCGACCTTGACCTGCTTGCCCGTGAGAGTAACGGGTACGTGGGCGCCGAGATCGAGCAGACCATCATCGATGCCATGTATCAGGCTTTCAGCGAGAACATGCGCCGGCTGACAACCGAAGACATCCTTGTCTGTATCAAGAAGCAGGTGCCGCTCTCGGTCTCCCAGCGCGAGACGGTTGCCGCACTGAGGGCGTACCTGGCCGAAGGCCGGGCGGTCTCCGCATCAAAGACGCTCCCCAGCCACCTTCCGGAATCCGGGCGCTCCATTGCCCTTGAGACCATCGATATTCCCGGGACGTGAAACACGTGAAGCCCGGAACTCCTCTTCCGCTCATAGGCGCCTGGCTGTACCGGAAGCAGGTGCGTAATCTCGTCCGCATGGCAGGAGACGGGGATGTGACCGCAGTTGCAGAACTGGCAGCGGTCTTCTCTTCTGCAGATGATCGCAGGGTTCGTAACGATGCTGATTGCGGCCTCCGGTCCTTCCCGGTACCCGGGCAGGCAGGTGCGCTCTGTCACGAAGTACTTATCCGGAACCTGCCCGCACTCACCCGCATCGCACTTGAATGCGGGTACCTCCCATCCGAACCGGGTGAGCGGGCGCTCTTTCTTTTCTGCACTACCGGTTCCGCAGGAAACCACCTGTGCGGACATGAGTACAGCGAACAGGACCTGGCCCGTGGATACGGTAAGGCTGATGCCCTGCTCCGGGCCCGGGCCCGCGATGCAGCCCGCAAAAACGGGTCCTGCGATCTTCTTGCCCGGGTGCTCTGCAGTCCCGGGATGACGGGACCTGATAAATGGACATACGATGAGTGGGAGATCATAATCGCCGGCTTATCCCAGAAAGGACAGTGGGCTGAACTCTGGCATTACCTCATGCTTGCGCCCATTCCCCTTGCAGTAACAGCCATCACTGCCATGAATAATGCGGGATGGACCCCCCCGGGGGATGACCGGCTTGTCTTTGGGGAGATCGTTGCTGTTCTTCCTGACAAC
Above is a window of uncultured Methanoregula sp. DNA encoding:
- a CDS encoding DUF1257 domain-containing protein, with product MSHYSRVKTAFHNRKALVACLIKLGYQVETDTVIKGHHGEHTVDIAAKNRQGYGIGFVKGQDGSYDMVADWWGVSGTDEQKILQDLSRQAESIQKEYARKMILEQTAREGYELVSETNEEDGSVRIVVRRWE
- a CDS encoding AAA family ATPase, with amino-acid sequence MMQCSEPDFSKKLNISLRARITLIVVMTPEEERVVSRIQEVCEGWEPPRQCITWDSVDGYQVIAGNRSFHAASRDPLAALDEIQKTDENAVIILKDFHEYWNNPQVKRKLRSFSQKFRYNRRSIVIVTPVQKIPEEIRDEAVLVHFPPPAPAELSADLDRLLATSGIGSSLSKAGREKIIQAALGMTLNQARRSFSKVIVTRGTIDDQDIDTIIADKKEILSQSDALEFYSLTEAAENVGGLDALKDWLRLRERAFTSIAREYGLPAPKGIALIGIPGTGKSLTAKMIADLWHLPLLRLDVGALFGSLVGESEERTRRALALAETIAPCILWVDEIEKAFAFGSGDAGTSQRVFAHLLTWMQDKTSPCFVVATANNIAALPPELLRKGRFDEIFFLDLPSHGERREIFLVHLKKRKCIPAEFDLDLLARESNGYVGAEIEQTIIDAMYQAFSENMRRLTTEDILVCIKKQVPLSVSQRETVAALRAYLAEGRAVSASKTLPSHLPESGRSIALETIDIPGT